A genomic window from Populus alba chromosome 19, ASM523922v2, whole genome shotgun sequence includes:
- the LOC118028883 gene encoding serine/threonine-protein kinase TIO isoform X2: MGVENYHVIELVGEGSFGKVYKGRRKYTGQTVAMKFIMKHGKSDKDIHNLRQEIEILRKLKHENIIEMLDSFESPQEFCVVTEFAQGELFEVLEDDKSLPEEQVQAIAKQLVRALHYLHSNRIIHRDMKPQNILIGAGSVVKLCDFGFARAMSTNTVVLRSIKGTPLYMAPELVREQPYNHSADLWSLGVILYELFVGQPPFYTNSVYALIRHIVKDPVKYPDDMSLNFKSFLKGLLNKVPQNRLSWPMLLDHPFVKETSEELDARVMCAATSASRECDAARRGEENNMQASTGLIASNPGRSNSVAALENCDPPKSHTDAGLNCPNAVTGSSSPQEEFPGFASPNDVKQSGNQILDRLESNSLTVKGANIIGQDNEALTIILLPLRKWSKESLRSWRDQDVLTTKQSLRIISNLAAAGATGGLVNEILGELLNFTANVVSLKSSELSDLLAKSFSIIKLQLDNIGSAISTSYFKHWVALAEIFSQIVGGHEETSGSVLLESCACIATMLSAVDDGLKATSLTSEAAPTPVMHEAMKQILDHAKTCGLVENLSLCLATSGSSIVSGSLNMLRAACEACRATWSLIDAVETLFRKENLYLFPLNSLQSHSLPCLDIRDQERSSLVGTDSARIIEAVTRAFLRSKAVQVAIFYCLKQRIEPALSASIQILSRCCLHNAMVPGVLCGLPSSLPVTTVVSGGGDKTILSEIFAILSWCTSNKDPETSNLKSKLANSSTVVLNSCLLLAIIAQCLKSTGRNSALFMLTSSPKNQLSRLSIIGHQFSPDDKMKISLQPHCASAMLALASILSLESGASVESSISEIAVPLIPRSATLCEHLKISPVEGNELGPRNMNILSYWHGLRDGCVGLLESRLKWGGPLAVKQLCASGMPLLLIDLLSNNRSITSHQGIDSTKDQVGLSPIGVVWAVSSICHCLSGGAPIFRQILLRSEHVKDITELISDVHLKLVKSWSGPGGGKDGVRDAVNAVIDILAFPFVAVQNTPSLPLATASVNNGFLLNMGSPGGKIFIEDKDMAKAIEEDMGKYLKILLEVGLPGIILRCVEYMELKDLGRPVAFLAKMIGHRPFAIQLIGRGLLNPNMVKRLLDNMSPREVLLDVLMIVSDLARMDEGFYEHINGASILEFLKKFLTHEDPNIRAKTCSALGNMCRHSSYFYGSLARSRIISLLIDRCSDPDKRTRKFACFAIGNAAYHNDMLYDELRRSIPQLANLLLSAEEDKTKANAAGALSNLVRNSSKLCDDIVSKGAMQALLKLVADCSAVALNPMRRDAVNESPLKIALFSLAKMCAHLPCRQFLRSSELFPVIGRLRQSPEATIANYATVIIRRVADS; this comes from the exons atgggaGTTGAGAACTATCACGTGATAGAGCTAGTAGGTGAAGGCTCGTTTGGCAAAGTTTACAAAGGAAGGCGCAAGTACACGGGCCAG ACTGTTGCGatgaaatttattatgaaacatGGGAAAAGCGACAAGGATATTCATAATTTGAGACAGGAAATTGAG ATTCTAAGAAAGCTGAAGcatgaaaatattattgaaatgcTTGATTCCTTTGAAAGCCCACAAGAGTTCTGTGTTGTCACGGAATTTGCGCAG GGTGAACTATTTGAGGTACTAGAGGATGACAAGTCCCTTCCTGAAGAACAGGTTCAAGCGATTGCAAAACAGTTG GTTAGAGCACTTCACTATTTGCATTCCAATCGTATCATCCATCGGGACATGAAGCCGCAAAACATACTTATTGGCGCGGGTTCAGTTGTGAAG CTTTGCGATTTTGGCTTCGCACGTGCTATGTCCACAAATACTGTGGTTTTGCGATCCATAAAAG GCACACCACTATACATGGCTCCAGAACTTGTACGAGAGCAACCATACAATCACAGTGCTGATTTATGGTCCCTTGGAGTTATCCT GTATGAATTATTTGTTGGCCAGCCTCCATTTTATACGAATTCAGTTTATGCACTCATCCGTCATATTGTGAAG GATCCAGTAAAATATCCTGATGACATGAGTCTGAATTTCAAAAGCTTTCTTAAGGGGTTGCTCAATAAGGTGCCTCAAAATAGATTGAGTTGGCCTATGCTTCTTGATCATCCATTTGTTAAAGAAACCTCAGAGGAGCTGGATGCCAGG GTAATGTGTGCTGCAACTTCTGCATCCAGAGAATGTGATGCAGCACGGAGGggtgaagaaaataatatgcaaGCATCAACTGGTTTGATTGCCTCAAATCCTG GTAGAAGCAATTCTGTTGCTGCTCTTGAGAACTGTGATCCTCCGAAGTCTCACACTGATGCTGGTTTAAATTGTCCTAATGCAGTCACAGGCAGCTCCTCGCCACAGGAGGAGTTCCCTGGATTTGCAAGTCCTAATGATGTTAAACAATCAG GCAATCAGATATTGGATAGATTGGAAAGCAATTCACTTACAGTTAAAGGTGCCAATATAATTGGTCAGGATAATGAAGCATTAACGATTATTTTACTACCATTGAGAAAATGGTCAAAAGAATCTCTGCGTTCTTGGAG ggatcaagaTGTTCTTACCACAAAGCAGTCACTGAGAATTATTTCAAACTTAGCTGCAGCTGGTGCAACTGGTGGCCTAGTTAATGAAATACTTGGTGAACTTCTTAATTTCACTGCCAATGTAGTCAGCTTGAAATCCTCTGAACTTAGTGACTTATTAGCAAAG AGTTTCTCTATAATAAAACTACAATTAGACAATATTGGGAGTGCCATTTCAACTTCATATTTCAAGCACTGGGTTGCCTTAGCTGAAATTTTTTCACAG ATTGTTGGTGGCCATGAAGAAACCTCGGGAAGTGTTCTGTTAGAGTCCTGTGCTTGCATTGCAACCATGTTATCTGCTGTAGATGATGGTCTTAAAGCAACTTCACTGACTTCTGAGGCAGCTCCTACTCCTGTAATGCATGAAGCGATGAAGCAGATTTTGGATCATGCAAAAACATGTGGATTAGTTGAAAATTTATCTCTTTGCTTAGCAACATCAGGCTCTAGTATCGTTTCAGGTTCTTTGAACATGTTGCGTGCTGCCTGTGAAGCTTGCAGGGCTACGTGGTCATTGATAGATGCAGTGGAAACACTTTTCAGGAAAGAGAATCTCTATTTATTTCCATTAAATTCTTTGCAAAGTCATTCTTTACCCTGTCTTGACATTCGGGACCAGGAACGAAGTTCATTGGTTGGAACAGATTCAGCAAGAATCATTGAAGCAGTGACAAGAGCATTCTTGAGATCAAAAGCTGTGCAGGTGGCAATTTTCTATTGCCTTAAGCAACGTATAGAGCCAGCCCTCTCTGCTAGTATTCAG ATCTTGTCAAGATGCTGTCTACATAATGCTATGGTTCCTGGTGTTCTTTGCGGCTTGCCTAGTTCTCTTCCTGTAACAACTGTTGTCAGTGGTGGAGGAGATAAAACTATTCTTTCAGAAATATTTGCCATTTTATCTTGGTGTACATCTAATAAAGATCCTGAAACAAGTAACTTAAAGAGTAAATTAGCGAATTCTTCCACGGTGGTTTTAAATTCATGCCTTCTCCTTGCAATCATTGCTCAATGTTTGAAGTCAACGGGAAGAAATTCAGCCTTGTTTATGTTGACATCCTCTCCAAAGAATCAGCTGTCCCGACTTTCTATTATTGGCCATCAGTTCTCTCCTGATgacaaaatgaaaatttcattgCAACCTCATTGTGCATCGGCTATGCTGGCTCTCGCATCAATTCTATCTCTTGAAAGTGGAGCTTCAGTTGAATCTTCCATCTCAGAAATTGCGGTGCCTTTGATTCCTCGAAGTGCCACGCTTTGTGAACATCTCAAGATTTCACCTGTCGAAGGAAATGAATTAGGTCCACGCAACATGAATATTCTCTCATATTGGCATGGCCTTAGGGATGGTTGTGTGGGCTTGTTGGAATCCAGATTGAAATGGGGAGGTCCATTAGCTGTAAAACAGTTATGTGCAAGTGGCATGCCTCTGCTTCTTATTGATTTGTTAAGCAACAACCGTTCAATTACCTCTCATCAAGGAATTGATAGCACAAAGGATCAAGTCGGGTTATCCCCTATTGGGGTTGTATGGGCAGTTTCTTCAATATGTCACTGCCTTTCTGGTGGAGCTCCGATTTTTCGTCAAATTTTACTCAGGAGTGAACATGTCAAGGATATCACTGAACTAATCTCAGATGTGCATCTCAAGCTTGTGAAAAGCTGGAGTGGGCCAGGTGGAGGCAAGGATGGTGTCAGAGATGCTGTAAATGCAGTTATAGATATCTTAGCTTTTCCTTTTGTTGCTGTACAAAATACTCCTAGCTTGCCATTAGCTACCGCTTCCGTAAATAACGGGTTCCTTCTCAACATGGGTTCTCCTGGGGGCAAAATATTCATCGAAGACAAGGACATGGCTAAAGCAATTGAGGAAGACATGGGAAAGTATCTAAAAATACTTCTAGAG GTGGGATTACCTGGTATTATACTTCGCTGCGTAGAATACATGGAGTTGAAAGATCTGGGAAGGCCAGTTGCATTTCTTGCCAAAATGATCGGCCACCGACCTTTTGCTATTCAATTAATAGGCAGAGGCTTGTTAAATCCAAACATGGTGAAAAGATTGCTCGATAACATGAGTCCGAGAGAGGTTCTGCTTGATGTTTTGATGATTGTTTCTGATCTAGCACGCATGGATGAG GGTTTCTATGAACACATTAATGGGGCTTCTATATTGGAATTCTTGAAGAAGTTTCTGACACATGAAGATCCCAATATTCGTGCAAAAACCTGCAGTGCTCTAGGCAATATGTGTCGGCACAGCTCCTACTTCTACGGTTCGTTG GCAAGATCTCGCATCATAAGTCTTCTCATTGATCGATGTTCTGATCCAGACAAACGCACTAGGAAATTTGCATGCTTTGCT ATTGGAAATGCTGCCTACCATAATGACATGCTGTATGACGAGCTAAGAAGATCTATACCTCAACTAGCAAATTTGCTGCTCTCAGCAGAGGAAGACAAGACTAAAGCAAATGCTGCTGGTGCTTTAAGCAATCTTGTTCGCAACTCGAGCAAACTTTGTGATGACATTGTGTCTAAAGGAGCCATGCAG GCTTTACTAAAGTTGGTAGCTGACTGTTCAGCAGTAGCCCTAAACCCCATGAGGAGAGATGCTGTGAATGAATCACCATTAAAGATAGCTCTCTTTTCATTGGCAAAGATGTGTGCACATCTGCCCTGCAGACAATTCCTCCGTTCATCTGAGTTGTTTCCGGTGATTGGAAGACTTCGGCAGTCTCCAGAAGCAACAATTGCCAATTATGCCACTGTTATCATCAGGAGAGTGGCCGATAGTTGA
- the LOC118028883 gene encoding serine/threonine-protein kinase TIO isoform X1, with amino-acid sequence MGVENYHVIELVGEGSFGKVYKGRRKYTGQTVAMKFIMKHGKSDKDIHNLRQEIEILRKLKHENIIEMLDSFESPQEFCVVTEFAQGELFEVLEDDKSLPEEQVQAIAKQLVRALHYLHSNRIIHRDMKPQNILIGAGSVVKLCDFGFARAMSTNTVVLRSIKGTPLYMAPELVREQPYNHSADLWSLGVILYELFVGQPPFYTNSVYALIRHIVKDPVKYPDDMSLNFKSFLKGLLNKVPQNRLSWPMLLDHPFVKETSEELDARVMCAATSASRECDAARRGEENNMQASTGLIASNPGRSNSVAALENCDPPKSHTDAGLNCPNAVTGSSSPQEEFPGFASPNDVKQSGNQILDRLESNSLTVKGANIIGQDNEALTIILLPLRKWSKESLRSWRDQDVLTTKQSLRIISNLAAAGATGGLVNEILGELLNFTANVVSLKSSELSDLLAKSFSIIKLQLDNIGSAISTSYFKHWVALAEIFSQIVGGHEETSGSVLLESCACIATMLSAVDDGLKATSLTSEAAPTPVMHEAMKQILDHAKTCGLVENLSLCLATSGSSIVSGSLNMLRAACEACRATWSLIDAVETLFRKENLYLFPLNSLQSHSLPCLDIRDQERSSLVGTDSARIIEAVTRAFLRSKAVQVAIFYCLKQRIEPALSASIQILSRCCLHNAMVPGVLCGLPSSLPVTTVVSGGGDKTILSEIFAILSWCTSNKDPETSNLKSKLANSSTVVLNSCLLLAIIAQCLKSTGRNSALFMLTSSPKNQLSRLSIIGHQFSPDDKMKISLQPHCASAMLALASILSLESGASVESSISEIAVPLIPRSATLCEHLKISPVEGNELGPRNMNILSYWHGLRDGCVGLLESRLKWGGPLAVKQLCASGMPLLLIDLLSNNRSITSHQGIDSTKDQVGLSPIGVVWAVSSICHCLSGGAPIFRQILLRSEHVKDITELISDVHLKLVKSWSGPGGGKDGVRDAVNAVIDILAFPFVAVQNTPSLPLATASVNNGFLLNMGSPGGKIFIEDKDMAKAIEEDMGKYLKILLEVGLPGIILRCVEYMELKDLGRPVAFLAKMIGHRPFAIQLIGRGLLNPNMVKRLLDNMSPREVLLDVLMIVSDLARMDEGLGFYEHINGASILEFLKKFLTHEDPNIRAKTCSALGNMCRHSSYFYGSLARSRIISLLIDRCSDPDKRTRKFACFAIGNAAYHNDMLYDELRRSIPQLANLLLSAEEDKTKANAAGALSNLVRNSSKLCDDIVSKGAMQALLKLVADCSAVALNPMRRDAVNESPLKIALFSLAKMCAHLPCRQFLRSSELFPVIGRLRQSPEATIANYATVIIRRVADS; translated from the exons atgggaGTTGAGAACTATCACGTGATAGAGCTAGTAGGTGAAGGCTCGTTTGGCAAAGTTTACAAAGGAAGGCGCAAGTACACGGGCCAG ACTGTTGCGatgaaatttattatgaaacatGGGAAAAGCGACAAGGATATTCATAATTTGAGACAGGAAATTGAG ATTCTAAGAAAGCTGAAGcatgaaaatattattgaaatgcTTGATTCCTTTGAAAGCCCACAAGAGTTCTGTGTTGTCACGGAATTTGCGCAG GGTGAACTATTTGAGGTACTAGAGGATGACAAGTCCCTTCCTGAAGAACAGGTTCAAGCGATTGCAAAACAGTTG GTTAGAGCACTTCACTATTTGCATTCCAATCGTATCATCCATCGGGACATGAAGCCGCAAAACATACTTATTGGCGCGGGTTCAGTTGTGAAG CTTTGCGATTTTGGCTTCGCACGTGCTATGTCCACAAATACTGTGGTTTTGCGATCCATAAAAG GCACACCACTATACATGGCTCCAGAACTTGTACGAGAGCAACCATACAATCACAGTGCTGATTTATGGTCCCTTGGAGTTATCCT GTATGAATTATTTGTTGGCCAGCCTCCATTTTATACGAATTCAGTTTATGCACTCATCCGTCATATTGTGAAG GATCCAGTAAAATATCCTGATGACATGAGTCTGAATTTCAAAAGCTTTCTTAAGGGGTTGCTCAATAAGGTGCCTCAAAATAGATTGAGTTGGCCTATGCTTCTTGATCATCCATTTGTTAAAGAAACCTCAGAGGAGCTGGATGCCAGG GTAATGTGTGCTGCAACTTCTGCATCCAGAGAATGTGATGCAGCACGGAGGggtgaagaaaataatatgcaaGCATCAACTGGTTTGATTGCCTCAAATCCTG GTAGAAGCAATTCTGTTGCTGCTCTTGAGAACTGTGATCCTCCGAAGTCTCACACTGATGCTGGTTTAAATTGTCCTAATGCAGTCACAGGCAGCTCCTCGCCACAGGAGGAGTTCCCTGGATTTGCAAGTCCTAATGATGTTAAACAATCAG GCAATCAGATATTGGATAGATTGGAAAGCAATTCACTTACAGTTAAAGGTGCCAATATAATTGGTCAGGATAATGAAGCATTAACGATTATTTTACTACCATTGAGAAAATGGTCAAAAGAATCTCTGCGTTCTTGGAG ggatcaagaTGTTCTTACCACAAAGCAGTCACTGAGAATTATTTCAAACTTAGCTGCAGCTGGTGCAACTGGTGGCCTAGTTAATGAAATACTTGGTGAACTTCTTAATTTCACTGCCAATGTAGTCAGCTTGAAATCCTCTGAACTTAGTGACTTATTAGCAAAG AGTTTCTCTATAATAAAACTACAATTAGACAATATTGGGAGTGCCATTTCAACTTCATATTTCAAGCACTGGGTTGCCTTAGCTGAAATTTTTTCACAG ATTGTTGGTGGCCATGAAGAAACCTCGGGAAGTGTTCTGTTAGAGTCCTGTGCTTGCATTGCAACCATGTTATCTGCTGTAGATGATGGTCTTAAAGCAACTTCACTGACTTCTGAGGCAGCTCCTACTCCTGTAATGCATGAAGCGATGAAGCAGATTTTGGATCATGCAAAAACATGTGGATTAGTTGAAAATTTATCTCTTTGCTTAGCAACATCAGGCTCTAGTATCGTTTCAGGTTCTTTGAACATGTTGCGTGCTGCCTGTGAAGCTTGCAGGGCTACGTGGTCATTGATAGATGCAGTGGAAACACTTTTCAGGAAAGAGAATCTCTATTTATTTCCATTAAATTCTTTGCAAAGTCATTCTTTACCCTGTCTTGACATTCGGGACCAGGAACGAAGTTCATTGGTTGGAACAGATTCAGCAAGAATCATTGAAGCAGTGACAAGAGCATTCTTGAGATCAAAAGCTGTGCAGGTGGCAATTTTCTATTGCCTTAAGCAACGTATAGAGCCAGCCCTCTCTGCTAGTATTCAG ATCTTGTCAAGATGCTGTCTACATAATGCTATGGTTCCTGGTGTTCTTTGCGGCTTGCCTAGTTCTCTTCCTGTAACAACTGTTGTCAGTGGTGGAGGAGATAAAACTATTCTTTCAGAAATATTTGCCATTTTATCTTGGTGTACATCTAATAAAGATCCTGAAACAAGTAACTTAAAGAGTAAATTAGCGAATTCTTCCACGGTGGTTTTAAATTCATGCCTTCTCCTTGCAATCATTGCTCAATGTTTGAAGTCAACGGGAAGAAATTCAGCCTTGTTTATGTTGACATCCTCTCCAAAGAATCAGCTGTCCCGACTTTCTATTATTGGCCATCAGTTCTCTCCTGATgacaaaatgaaaatttcattgCAACCTCATTGTGCATCGGCTATGCTGGCTCTCGCATCAATTCTATCTCTTGAAAGTGGAGCTTCAGTTGAATCTTCCATCTCAGAAATTGCGGTGCCTTTGATTCCTCGAAGTGCCACGCTTTGTGAACATCTCAAGATTTCACCTGTCGAAGGAAATGAATTAGGTCCACGCAACATGAATATTCTCTCATATTGGCATGGCCTTAGGGATGGTTGTGTGGGCTTGTTGGAATCCAGATTGAAATGGGGAGGTCCATTAGCTGTAAAACAGTTATGTGCAAGTGGCATGCCTCTGCTTCTTATTGATTTGTTAAGCAACAACCGTTCAATTACCTCTCATCAAGGAATTGATAGCACAAAGGATCAAGTCGGGTTATCCCCTATTGGGGTTGTATGGGCAGTTTCTTCAATATGTCACTGCCTTTCTGGTGGAGCTCCGATTTTTCGTCAAATTTTACTCAGGAGTGAACATGTCAAGGATATCACTGAACTAATCTCAGATGTGCATCTCAAGCTTGTGAAAAGCTGGAGTGGGCCAGGTGGAGGCAAGGATGGTGTCAGAGATGCTGTAAATGCAGTTATAGATATCTTAGCTTTTCCTTTTGTTGCTGTACAAAATACTCCTAGCTTGCCATTAGCTACCGCTTCCGTAAATAACGGGTTCCTTCTCAACATGGGTTCTCCTGGGGGCAAAATATTCATCGAAGACAAGGACATGGCTAAAGCAATTGAGGAAGACATGGGAAAGTATCTAAAAATACTTCTAGAG GTGGGATTACCTGGTATTATACTTCGCTGCGTAGAATACATGGAGTTGAAAGATCTGGGAAGGCCAGTTGCATTTCTTGCCAAAATGATCGGCCACCGACCTTTTGCTATTCAATTAATAGGCAGAGGCTTGTTAAATCCAAACATGGTGAAAAGATTGCTCGATAACATGAGTCCGAGAGAGGTTCTGCTTGATGTTTTGATGATTGTTTCTGATCTAGCACGCATGGATGAG GGTTTAGGTTTCTATGAACACATTAATGGGGCTTCTATATTGGAATTCTTGAAGAAGTTTCTGACACATGAAGATCCCAATATTCGTGCAAAAACCTGCAGTGCTCTAGGCAATATGTGTCGGCACAGCTCCTACTTCTACGGTTCGTTG GCAAGATCTCGCATCATAAGTCTTCTCATTGATCGATGTTCTGATCCAGACAAACGCACTAGGAAATTTGCATGCTTTGCT ATTGGAAATGCTGCCTACCATAATGACATGCTGTATGACGAGCTAAGAAGATCTATACCTCAACTAGCAAATTTGCTGCTCTCAGCAGAGGAAGACAAGACTAAAGCAAATGCTGCTGGTGCTTTAAGCAATCTTGTTCGCAACTCGAGCAAACTTTGTGATGACATTGTGTCTAAAGGAGCCATGCAG GCTTTACTAAAGTTGGTAGCTGACTGTTCAGCAGTAGCCCTAAACCCCATGAGGAGAGATGCTGTGAATGAATCACCATTAAAGATAGCTCTCTTTTCATTGGCAAAGATGTGTGCACATCTGCCCTGCAGACAATTCCTCCGTTCATCTGAGTTGTTTCCGGTGATTGGAAGACTTCGGCAGTCTCCAGAAGCAACAATTGCCAATTATGCCACTGTTATCATCAGGAGAGTGGCCGATAGTTGA